In Mycobacteriales bacterium, the following proteins share a genomic window:
- a CDS encoding UvrD-helicase domain-containing protein — MVLNADDAVVAAEVAAEQAYLDRVNAELDAAEERARGLGREAVARGALGTDGGIRLEDLRGLYESDVFMHNAVRRRAMLGAQRDGVLFGRLDYADGTVRYVGRLGVRDDSHEPLVLDWRAPAAEAYYRATPMDPHGVVRRRTITSTDRHVTGLDDDLLDATRVPEGMAFVGDGALLSAMAKARDGKMGTIVATIQADQDAAVRAPATGTTVISGGPGTGKTVVALHRVAYLLFTDRRRFEAGGVLVVGPSAAFVRYIDRVLPSLGEESVVLKTLGDLIPAVSITRPETGLAADLKGSDRLLPVLRRAVHVTMPRPVAPLRVRVSGTPLTVQAGTVARVREEAFATGGGYADVRAAAERALLDLLWAEATRRRPASLSRAEFADAVRHDRAFGRYLRATWEKADPKAIFGRLRRDRGFLDRCARGLLDRHEVDALAESWARPRLTVPDVAVVDELLALTGQVARVPQPERDPDDPPPPPPEPDEYAHVVVDEAQELTAMQWRMVARRGPRATWTIVGDDAQSALPDRAAARAAMAAALPEPRHEHRLGTNYRNPSEIFALAVRVLGAQAADADLPVAARSSGREPEVRHVAAAAFADGVERAVRDLRDDVAGSVAVIVAGEADAAAFAHLADERVRVLTALECKGLEFDGVVVAGPERIAAPVAPEVAARTLYVVLTRATRHLVCVTADAHWPA, encoded by the coding sequence GTGGTTCTGAACGCCGACGACGCGGTCGTGGCCGCCGAGGTGGCGGCCGAGCAGGCGTACCTCGACCGCGTCAACGCCGAGCTGGACGCGGCCGAGGAACGCGCGCGCGGGCTGGGCCGCGAGGCCGTCGCCCGCGGCGCGCTCGGCACCGACGGCGGCATCCGGCTCGAGGACCTGCGCGGCCTCTACGAGAGCGACGTGTTCATGCACAACGCCGTGCGGCGGCGCGCGATGCTCGGCGCGCAGCGGGACGGCGTGCTGTTCGGGCGGCTCGACTACGCGGACGGGACGGTCCGCTACGTCGGCCGCCTCGGCGTCCGCGACGACAGCCACGAGCCGCTGGTGCTGGACTGGCGCGCGCCCGCGGCGGAGGCGTACTACCGCGCGACGCCGATGGACCCGCACGGCGTGGTGCGGCGGCGCACCATCACCTCGACCGACCGGCACGTCACCGGCCTGGACGACGACCTGCTCGACGCGACGCGGGTGCCGGAGGGGATGGCGTTCGTCGGCGACGGCGCGCTGCTGTCGGCGATGGCGAAGGCGCGCGACGGGAAGATGGGCACGATCGTCGCGACCATCCAGGCCGACCAGGACGCGGCGGTGCGCGCGCCCGCGACCGGCACGACGGTCATCAGCGGCGGCCCCGGCACCGGCAAGACGGTCGTCGCGCTGCACCGGGTGGCGTACCTGCTGTTCACCGACCGGCGGCGGTTCGAGGCGGGCGGGGTGCTCGTCGTCGGCCCGTCGGCGGCGTTCGTCCGCTACATCGACCGGGTGCTGCCGTCGCTGGGCGAGGAGAGCGTCGTGCTGAAGACGCTCGGCGACCTGATCCCGGCCGTCTCCATCACCCGCCCGGAGACCGGGCTCGCGGCCGACCTCAAGGGGTCGGACCGGCTGCTGCCGGTGCTGCGCCGCGCCGTCCACGTCACGATGCCGCGGCCGGTGGCGCCGTTGCGCGTCCGCGTCTCCGGCACGCCGCTCACCGTGCAGGCGGGGACGGTCGCGCGGGTGCGCGAGGAGGCGTTCGCGACCGGCGGCGGGTACGCCGACGTGCGCGCCGCGGCGGAGCGCGCGCTGCTCGACCTGCTCTGGGCCGAGGCGACCAGGCGGCGGCCGGCGTCGCTGTCGCGCGCGGAGTTCGCCGACGCGGTGCGGCACGACCGGGCGTTCGGCCGGTACCTGCGGGCGACGTGGGAGAAGGCCGACCCGAAGGCGATCTTCGGCCGGCTGCGCCGCGACCGGGGGTTCCTCGACCGGTGCGCGCGGGGGCTGCTGGACCGCCACGAGGTCGACGCGCTCGCGGAGTCGTGGGCGCGGCCGCGGCTCACCGTGCCGGACGTCGCGGTGGTGGACGAGCTGCTCGCGCTGACCGGCCAGGTCGCGCGGGTGCCGCAGCCGGAACGCGACCCGGACGACCCGCCGCCCCCGCCGCCGGAGCCGGACGAGTACGCGCACGTCGTCGTGGACGAGGCGCAGGAGCTGACCGCGATGCAGTGGCGGATGGTCGCGCGCCGCGGCCCGCGCGCGACGTGGACGATCGTCGGCGACGACGCGCAGAGCGCGCTGCCCGACCGCGCCGCCGCGCGCGCCGCGATGGCGGCGGCGCTGCCGGAGCCGCGGCACGAGCACCGGCTCGGCACCAACTACCGCAACCCCAGCGAGATCTTCGCGCTCGCCGTGCGCGTGCTCGGCGCGCAGGCGGCCGACGCCGACCTGCCGGTCGCGGCGCGGTCGAGCGGGCGCGAGCCGGAGGTGCGCCACGTCGCGGCGGCGGCGTTCGCGGACGGGGTCGAACGCGCCGTCCGCGACCTGCGCGACGACGTCGCGGGCAGCGTCGCGGTGATCGTGGCGGGCGAGGCGGACGCGGCGGCGTTCGCCCACCTCGCCGACGAACGCGTGCGGGTGCTGACGGCGTTGGAGTGCAAGGGTCTGGAGTTCGACGGCGTCGTCGTCGCCGGCCCCGAACGCATCGCCGCCCCGGTCGCGCCCGAGGTCGCGGCGCGCACGCTCTACGTCGTGCTGACCCGCGCGACGCGGCACCTCGTCTGCGTCACGGCCGACGCGCACTGGCCCGCCTGA
- a CDS encoding helix-turn-helix domain-containing protein, which produces MSDVVKRPYQSRLRAEQALRTRRLIRAAAEELFLRVGYTAASVREIAAAAGVAERTVFAAFPTKLALFQEVLGVATAGDERPVPLRDRPEYAALLAESDGAAVLDAVAVRTRAVMERAGALMMTAVESAGADPDMRRLDRQAAATMRRNMGDVASALHRHGALREGVSDAEAGDVLATLLSPHVYSLLRHRSRWSAARYEAWLAARLKEALLP; this is translated from the coding sequence ATGAGCGATGTCGTCAAGCGGCCGTACCAGTCGCGGCTCCGGGCCGAGCAGGCGTTGCGGACGCGGCGGCTCATCCGCGCCGCCGCCGAGGAGCTGTTCCTCCGCGTCGGCTACACCGCCGCGAGCGTTCGCGAGATCGCCGCGGCGGCGGGCGTCGCCGAGCGGACCGTGTTCGCGGCGTTCCCGACCAAGCTCGCGTTGTTCCAGGAGGTGCTCGGCGTCGCGACCGCGGGCGACGAGCGGCCCGTGCCGCTGCGGGACCGGCCGGAGTACGCCGCGTTGCTCGCCGAGTCCGACGGCGCCGCCGTCCTCGACGCCGTCGCCGTCCGCACCCGCGCGGTCATGGAACGCGCCGGGGCGTTGATGATGACCGCCGTCGAGTCGGCCGGCGCCGACCCCGACATGCGGCGGCTCGACCGCCAGGCGGCCGCCACCATGCGCCGCAACATGGGCGACGTCGCCTCCGCGCTGCACCGGCACGGCGCGCTCCGCGAGGGCGTGTCCGACGCCGAGGCCGGCGACGTGCTCGCGACGCTCCTGTCGCCACATGTGTACTCGCTGCTGCGCCACCGGTCCCGCTGGTCGGCCGCGCGCTACGAGGCGTGGCTCGCCGCGCGGCTCAAGGAGGCGTTGCTGCCGTGA
- a CDS encoding VOC family protein yields the protein MATERAVLDGIHHVKIPVTDLVRSREWYERVLGYEVTMEFRDDDGVVRGVGGQPPGLGEAGLALRQEPGAATGLSGFDPIAFGVSDRESIDRWVAQLDAEGVAHSPVIRARIGWVVSFHDPDGVELRLYSRSLD from the coding sequence ATGGCGACGGAGCGAGCGGTGCTCGACGGGATCCACCACGTGAAGATCCCGGTCACGGACCTGGTGCGCAGCAGGGAGTGGTACGAGCGGGTGCTGGGCTACGAGGTGACGATGGAGTTCCGCGACGACGACGGGGTCGTGCGCGGGGTGGGCGGCCAGCCGCCGGGGCTGGGCGAGGCGGGGCTGGCGCTGCGCCAGGAGCCGGGGGCCGCGACGGGGCTGTCGGGGTTCGACCCGATCGCGTTCGGCGTGAGCGACCGCGAGTCCATCGACCGGTGGGTCGCGCAGCTCGACGCCGAGGGCGTGGCGCACTCGCCGGTGATCCGGGCGAGGATCGGCTGGGTGGTGTCGTTCCACGACCCGGACGGCGTGGAGCTGCGCCTCTACAGCCGGTCGCTCGACTGA
- a CDS encoding antibiotic biosynthesis monooxygenase family protein, whose translation MTDAFVVVSELAVDPAGAEALEGAFRDRLRLAESHPGFRRLEVWRDERGGGAYAMVTWWDDEDSFRAYLRSPAHAASHARVPVAPAKARGVGLRRYRRVAE comes from the coding sequence GTGACTGACGCCTTCGTGGTCGTGAGCGAGCTCGCGGTCGACCCGGCCGGCGCGGAGGCGCTGGAGGGCGCGTTCCGCGACCGGCTGCGGCTCGCCGAGTCGCATCCCGGGTTCCGCCGCCTCGAGGTGTGGCGGGACGAGCGCGGCGGCGGCGCCTACGCGATGGTCACCTGGTGGGACGACGAGGACTCGTTCCGCGCGTACCTGCGCTCGCCCGCGCATGCCGCGTCGCACGCGCGGGTGCCGGTCGCTCCGGCGAAGGCCCGCGGCGTCGGCCTGCGCCGGTACCGCCGCGTAGCGGAGTAG
- a CDS encoding DUF480 domain-containing protein, translating into MELTFAEGRVLGCLVEKRLLTPQQYPLSDNALLTACNQTTSRDPVVAYDVPTVRLAVRSLRERGLVRTVHRTGDRADKHEHRMDDVLALSPAEVALLAVLLLRGPQTPGELRARTDRMHAFATTEEVERVLDGLAARVEPLAVRLERQPGRKEHRYADALVERSATPAPAPDEPPGEAAPSLREEVAALRAEVAALRAEVAALRGGSAAAADDDGAGVAEVGL; encoded by the coding sequence GTGGAGCTGACGTTCGCCGAGGGGCGCGTGCTGGGCTGCCTCGTGGAGAAGCGGCTGCTGACGCCGCAGCAGTACCCGCTGTCCGACAACGCGCTGCTGACGGCGTGCAACCAGACGACGAGCCGCGACCCGGTCGTCGCCTACGACGTGCCGACGGTGCGGCTCGCGGTGCGCAGCCTGCGCGAGCGCGGGCTGGTGAGGACGGTGCACCGTACCGGCGACCGCGCCGACAAGCACGAGCACCGGATGGACGACGTGCTGGCGCTGTCGCCCGCCGAGGTCGCGCTGCTCGCGGTGCTGCTGCTGCGCGGCCCGCAGACGCCGGGCGAGCTGCGGGCGCGCACCGACCGGATGCACGCGTTCGCGACGACCGAGGAGGTCGAACGCGTCCTCGACGGGCTGGCCGCGCGCGTCGAGCCGCTGGCCGTCCGGCTGGAGCGGCAGCCGGGGCGCAAGGAGCACCGGTACGCCGACGCGCTCGTGGAGCGTTCGGCTACGCCGGCGCCCGCCCCTGACGAGCCGCCGGGCGAGGCGGCGCCGAGCCTGCGCGAGGAGGTGGCGGCGTTGCGCGCGGAGGTCGCCGCGCTGCGCGCCGAGGTGGCGGCGTTGCGCGGCGGGTCAGCCGCGGCGGCGGACGACGACGGGGCAGGCGTAGCCGAGGTCGGTCTCTGA
- a CDS encoding SGNH/GDSL hydrolase family protein, producing the protein MRRHLAALAVAAAAAAAVPTVQAAPPLRHVAMGDSYSAASGVLPPDPAAPPHCLRSTRNFAHVIAATTGAALTDVTCGAAETRHYSEPQYDDVPPQLDALARDTQLVTMTIGGNDSGVFINAVTQCGAAGLSTLGQGSPCRDRYGTSFEDTIRSTTYPSLVNALRAVRERAPRAKVAILGYPWILPPAVGCFDKMPVAQGDVPYLRGVQATLNDAVARAAAATGAIYVDLTAASEGHDACQPLGVRWVEPVLQSTNPVVVHPNALGEAEMAARAIAVLRLR; encoded by the coding sequence GTGCGCCGCCACCTCGCCGCCCTCGCCGTCGCCGCCGCGGCGGCCGCCGCCGTGCCGACCGTCCAGGCCGCCCCGCCGCTGCGCCACGTCGCGATGGGCGACTCGTACAGCGCCGCCTCCGGCGTCCTGCCGCCCGACCCGGCGGCGCCGCCGCACTGCCTGCGGTCGACGCGGAACTTCGCGCACGTCATCGCCGCCACGACCGGCGCCGCGCTCACCGACGTGACGTGCGGCGCCGCGGAGACGCGGCACTACTCCGAGCCGCAGTACGACGACGTGCCGCCGCAGCTCGACGCGCTCGCGCGGGACACGCAGCTCGTCACGATGACGATCGGCGGCAACGACAGCGGCGTGTTCATCAACGCCGTCACGCAGTGCGGCGCCGCCGGCCTCTCGACCCTCGGCCAGGGCAGCCCGTGCCGCGACCGCTACGGCACGTCGTTCGAGGACACGATCCGGAGCACGACGTACCCGTCACTGGTCAACGCCCTGCGCGCGGTGCGCGAGCGCGCGCCGCGGGCGAAGGTCGCGATCCTCGGCTACCCGTGGATCCTGCCCCCGGCGGTCGGCTGCTTCGACAAGATGCCGGTGGCCCAGGGGGACGTGCCCTACCTGCGCGGCGTCCAGGCGACGTTGAACGACGCGGTCGCGCGCGCGGCGGCGGCGACCGGTGCGATCTACGTCGACCTCACCGCCGCCTCCGAGGGGCACGACGCGTGCCAGCCACTGGGCGTGCGCTGGGTCGAGCCGGTGCTCCAGTCCACGAACCCGGTCGTCGTCCACCCGAACGCGCTCGGCGAGGCCGAGATGGCCGCGCGGGCGATCGCGGTGCTGCGGCTGCGCTAG
- a CDS encoding acyl-CoA dehydrogenase: protein MPSDLLSRRDLDFLLYEWLDVERLTERERFAGHDRATFDAVLDLAERVATERFAPHNKAADQNEPVFTEGRVRLLPEVGEALRAFAGTGLIAATMDESVGGMQLPACVAQACFAWFQAANVGTSAYPFLTMANANLLLAHGSPEQVETYVRPMVEGRWFGTMCLSEPHAGSSLADVTTRAEPRDDGSYAVTGTKMWISAGDHDLAENIVHLVLAKIPGGPPGVKGISLFVVPKVLPDGSRNAVALTGLNHKMGYRGTVNTVLAFEGATGFLVGEPHRGLGYMFHMMNEARVGVGAGAAALGCTGYLKSLRYARERPQGRPVDAKDPAAPQVPIVAHADVRRMLLAQKAYAEGAMALVLWCGRLLDEERTAATEAERTRAHLLLDTVTPVAKSWPSQWCVVANDLAIQVHGGYGYTREYDVEQHYRDNRLNPIHEGTHGIQALDLLGRKVVAHDGAGLNALAETIGVTVARGTALGGEAAALAAAVGAATRRVGEVTRALWAAGDVAVTLANASVYLEAVGHVVVAWLWLEQYLAADGKDGAFYEGKRQAARWFLRWELPRTGPWLDLLASLDRTTLDMRPEWF, encoded by the coding sequence GTGCCGTCGGACCTGCTGTCGCGCCGCGACCTGGACTTCCTGCTCTACGAGTGGCTGGACGTCGAGCGGCTGACCGAGCGCGAGCGGTTCGCGGGGCACGACCGGGCGACGTTCGACGCGGTGCTGGACCTGGCCGAGCGGGTGGCGACGGAGCGGTTCGCGCCGCACAACAAGGCCGCCGACCAGAACGAGCCGGTGTTCACCGAGGGGCGGGTCCGGCTGCTGCCGGAGGTCGGCGAAGCGTTGCGGGCGTTCGCGGGGACCGGGCTGATCGCGGCGACGATGGACGAGAGCGTCGGGGGGATGCAGCTCCCGGCCTGCGTGGCGCAGGCGTGCTTCGCGTGGTTCCAGGCGGCGAACGTCGGGACGTCCGCGTACCCGTTCCTCACCATGGCCAACGCCAACCTGCTGCTCGCGCACGGCTCGCCGGAGCAGGTCGAGACCTACGTGCGGCCGATGGTCGAGGGCCGGTGGTTCGGCACGATGTGCCTGTCCGAGCCGCACGCGGGCTCGTCGCTGGCGGACGTGACGACGCGGGCGGAGCCGCGCGACGACGGCTCGTACGCCGTGACCGGCACCAAGATGTGGATCTCGGCGGGGGACCACGACCTGGCCGAGAACATCGTGCACCTGGTGCTCGCGAAGATCCCCGGCGGGCCGCCGGGCGTGAAGGGAATCAGCCTGTTCGTGGTGCCGAAGGTGCTGCCCGACGGCAGCCGCAACGCCGTCGCGCTGACCGGCCTGAACCACAAGATGGGCTACCGCGGCACGGTCAACACGGTGCTCGCGTTCGAGGGCGCGACCGGCTTCCTCGTCGGGGAGCCGCACCGCGGCCTCGGCTACATGTTCCACATGATGAACGAGGCCCGCGTGGGGGTGGGTGCGGGCGCGGCGGCGCTGGGCTGCACCGGCTACCTGAAGTCGTTGCGGTACGCGCGGGAGCGCCCGCAGGGCCGCCCGGTCGACGCGAAGGACCCGGCCGCGCCGCAGGTGCCGATCGTGGCGCACGCCGACGTGCGGCGGATGCTGCTGGCGCAGAAGGCGTACGCCGAGGGCGCGATGGCGCTGGTGCTCTGGTGCGGGCGGCTGCTGGACGAGGAGCGGACGGCGGCGACGGAGGCGGAGCGCACCCGCGCGCACCTGCTGCTCGACACGGTGACGCCCGTCGCGAAGTCGTGGCCGTCGCAGTGGTGCGTGGTCGCCAACGACCTGGCGATCCAGGTGCACGGCGGCTACGGCTACACCCGCGAGTACGACGTGGAGCAGCACTACCGCGACAACCGGCTGAACCCGATCCACGAGGGGACGCACGGCATCCAGGCGCTGGACCTGCTGGGGCGCAAGGTGGTCGCCCACGACGGCGCCGGTCTCAACGCGCTCGCCGAGACGATCGGCGTGACCGTCGCGCGCGGCACGGCGCTCGGCGGCGAGGCGGCGGCGCTGGCGGCGGCGGTCGGTGCCGCGACCCGCCGCGTCGGCGAGGTGACCCGCGCGCTCTGGGCGGCCGGCGACGTGGCGGTGACGCTGGCGAACGCGTCGGTCTACCTGGAGGCGGTCGGCCACGTCGTCGTCGCGTGGCTCTGGCTGGAGCAGTACCTCGCCGCCGACGGGAAGGACGGCGCGTTCTACGAGGGGAAGCGGCAGGCGGCCCGGTGGTTCCTGCGCTGGGAGCTGCCGCGCACCGGGCCGTGGCTGGACCTGCTCGCGTCGCTGGACCGGACGACGCTCGACATGCGCCCGGAGTGGTTCTGA
- a CDS encoding B12-binding domain-containing protein, producing MTYDAYFAAVARADAARAVEAVDDAVARGESVRSLVRDVVARGQADAGRLWFEGRWTVADEHAATAVAEQALTVLAPPRAPSPGAARVVLACAEGEWHTFPARLAATLARTPALDVLVVGGSVPADHLARHLRATRPAALALSCTLPTNLIGAARSIAAAHAEGVPVVVGGAAWGRGQRRADRLGADLRLDDPGRLADAVATLDPNAVADPCEVPVEALLLDAPPHEVLLLALERQCAANPWLRTMTPYQRHRTLEDLGWLARHAAAALACDDPTILRDLIEWLLALLSPRGVPAAAVIDSCYFLADAVEPESPHGADLLRGEADGAHRRLLVPEQSAPEPDRSRTRD from the coding sequence ATGACCTACGACGCCTACTTCGCCGCGGTCGCCCGCGCCGACGCCGCCCGCGCGGTGGAGGCCGTGGACGACGCCGTGGCACGCGGGGAGTCCGTGCGCTCGCTGGTCCGCGACGTGGTCGCGCGCGGGCAGGCGGACGCGGGCCGGCTGTGGTTCGAGGGCAGGTGGACGGTCGCCGACGAGCACGCCGCCACGGCCGTCGCGGAGCAGGCCCTGACGGTGCTGGCGCCGCCGCGGGCGCCGTCGCCGGGCGCGGCGCGCGTGGTGCTGGCCTGCGCGGAGGGGGAGTGGCACACGTTCCCGGCGCGGCTCGCGGCGACGCTGGCGCGGACGCCCGCGCTCGACGTGCTCGTGGTGGGCGGCAGCGTCCCCGCGGACCACCTGGCGCGGCACCTGCGCGCGACGCGGCCCGCCGCGCTCGCCCTGTCGTGCACGCTCCCGACCAACCTCATCGGGGCCGCGCGCAGCATCGCGGCGGCGCACGCGGAGGGCGTTCCGGTGGTGGTCGGCGGCGCCGCCTGGGGCCGCGGCCAGCGCCGCGCCGACCGGCTCGGCGCGGACCTGCGCCTGGACGACCCGGGCCGCCTCGCCGACGCGGTGGCGACGCTCGACCCGAACGCCGTCGCCGACCCGTGCGAGGTACCGGTGGAGGCGCTGCTCCTCGACGCGCCGCCGCACGAGGTGCTGCTGCTCGCGCTGGAACGCCAGTGCGCCGCGAACCCGTGGCTGCGCACGATGACGCCGTACCAGCGGCACCGGACCCTCGAGGACCTCGGCTGGCTGGCGCGCCACGCCGCCGCGGCCCTCGCGTGCGACGACCCGACGATCCTGCGCGACCTGATCGAGTGGCTGCTGGCCCTGCTCTCGCCGCGCGGCGTCCCCGCCGCCGCGGTGATCGACTCCTGCTACTTCCTCGCCGACGCGGTCGAGCCCGAGTCGCCGCACGGCGCGGACCTGCTGCGCGGGGAGGCCGACGGCGCGCACCGGCGGCTGCTCGTGCCCGAGCAGTCCGCGCCGGAGCCGGACCGGAGCCGGACCCGTGACTGA
- a CDS encoding YgiT-type zinc finger protein — protein MTRCEHCDNGVRRPATRARVAERNGRTAVVLGVPVEECEACGQVWLSMEVAKRLDVLFTGMLSLDVEVATRHYAAHSDAA, from the coding sequence GTGACGCGATGCGAGCACTGTGACAACGGCGTACGCCGCCCGGCCACGCGGGCTCGGGTCGCCGAGCGGAACGGCCGGACCGCGGTCGTCCTCGGTGTCCCCGTCGAGGAGTGCGAGGCGTGCGGCCAGGTGTGGCTCTCGATGGAGGTCGCCAAGCGCCTCGACGTGCTGTTCACCGGCATGCTCTCGCTCGACGTCGAGGTCGCGACCCGGCACTACGCGGCACACTCCGACGCTGCCTGA
- a CDS encoding DUF4258 domain-containing protein has product MPSRPLSRVLTLHVFEKVRALDLTLAEFELLLDGGEVIEQTQLRGMELKRVVLVLDRLRPLHVVVVVDAVRQEERIITVYEPDRDRWVNFRERRRP; this is encoded by the coding sequence ATGCCGAGCAGGCCGTTGTCGCGGGTGCTGACCCTGCACGTGTTCGAGAAGGTACGGGCGCTCGACCTCACGCTCGCCGAGTTCGAGCTGCTCCTCGATGGCGGCGAGGTGATCGAGCAGACGCAGCTCCGCGGGATGGAGCTCAAGCGGGTGGTGCTCGTCCTCGACCGGCTCCGGCCGCTGCACGTCGTGGTCGTCGTTGACGCTGTACGGCAGGAGGAGAGAATCATCACGGTGTACGAGCCGGACAGGGACCGATGGGTCAACTTTCGCGAGAGGAGGCGGCCGTGA
- a CDS encoding DUF4279 domain-containing protein codes for MVATLRVSGATCAEITRRIGVPPDRCDEAGTLLSPRHPRSARRDRAAWRLGTESDDRPLADHLRELLGRLAGRAAAVRAFGDDADVFCFVADPVTTLDAALLGELAAFGVEVVLDVYPPESPVEGKRSDLAFDPVTGWRLRYESDNGQGSVELSPAELRRLAAPGLPLTVHLGPAAP; via the coding sequence ATGGTGGCGACGTTGCGGGTGAGCGGCGCGACGTGCGCCGAGATCACCCGCCGGATCGGGGTGCCGCCGGACCGCTGCGACGAGGCGGGCACCCTGCTGAGCCCGCGCCACCCGCGCAGCGCCCGGCGGGACCGGGCCGCGTGGCGGCTGGGCACCGAGTCCGACGACCGGCCGCTCGCCGACCATCTGCGCGAGCTGCTCGGCCGGCTGGCGGGGCGCGCGGCGGCGGTGCGGGCGTTCGGCGACGACGCCGACGTGTTCTGCTTCGTGGCCGACCCCGTGACAACGCTGGACGCGGCGCTGCTGGGGGAGCTGGCGGCGTTCGGCGTCGAGGTGGTGCTCGACGTCTACCCGCCGGAGTCGCCGGTCGAGGGGAAGCGGTCGGACCTGGCGTTCGACCCGGTCACCGGCTGGCGCCTGCGGTACGAGTCGGACAACGGCCAGGGGTCGGTCGAGCTGAGCCCGGCCGAGCTGCGGCGGCTCGCCGCGCCCGGCCTGCCGTTGACGGTCCACCTCGGCCCCGCGGCGCCGTAG
- a CDS encoding MBL fold metallo-hydrolase, with product MTVGPVEALGAKDFDASQPFVASLRPTDLVYFLLNVGDGDTQLVVLPDSPAGRRAIVVDCATSRKLPALVAALGDAGVLRQPPPGRPLFELVVATHPHEDHIGGMHEFLEKLGDLVGEFWEPGYFHTGSSYLELMRVLEDLEAAGNGVRHSQPTSGYTRYIGDVQVMVMTPAIWLRNRFDTFGVEINNASIAMRLEYPASRARQANGARDYVRTNPRRILLGADAQTVSWAHALTDFPELHTERSEAAKALRVALGTDPLRADVFKVPHHLSKHGLSLELVEQVAPSLSLVSSVGGGGKYNFPHAVSQEALREALQATTSGRAKRKPDHELGVHYTSAKDDAGKPLGTIAVVLPPSGRPQVWRFGDDPGDAVDLAAGRRWAWRKRGD from the coding sequence GTGACCGTCGGACCCGTGGAGGCGCTGGGGGCCAAGGATTTCGACGCGTCGCAGCCGTTCGTGGCGAGCCTGCGGCCGACCGACCTCGTCTACTTCCTGCTCAACGTCGGCGACGGCGACACGCAGCTCGTCGTGCTGCCGGACTCGCCCGCCGGCCGGCGCGCGATCGTCGTCGACTGCGCCACGTCGCGGAAGCTGCCGGCGCTGGTCGCCGCGCTCGGCGACGCGGGCGTGCTGCGCCAGCCGCCGCCGGGGCGGCCGCTGTTCGAGCTGGTCGTCGCGACCCACCCGCACGAGGACCACATCGGCGGGATGCACGAGTTCCTCGAGAAGCTCGGCGACCTGGTCGGGGAGTTCTGGGAGCCGGGGTACTTCCACACCGGCTCGTCGTACCTGGAGCTGATGCGCGTCCTCGAGGACCTGGAGGCCGCCGGCAACGGCGTGCGGCACTCGCAGCCGACGAGCGGCTACACGCGCTACATCGGCGACGTTCAGGTCATGGTGATGACGCCGGCGATCTGGCTGCGCAACCGGTTCGACACGTTCGGCGTCGAGATCAACAACGCGTCGATCGCGATGCGGCTGGAGTACCCGGCCAGCCGGGCGCGGCAGGCCAACGGCGCCCGCGACTACGTGCGCACCAACCCGCGCCGCATCCTCCTGGGCGCCGACGCGCAGACGGTGTCGTGGGCGCACGCGCTGACCGACTTCCCGGAGCTGCACACCGAACGCTCCGAGGCGGCGAAGGCGCTGCGCGTCGCGCTCGGCACGGACCCGCTCCGGGCGGACGTGTTCAAGGTGCCGCACCACCTGAGCAAGCACGGGCTGTCGCTGGAGCTGGTCGAGCAGGTGGCGCCATCGCTGTCGCTGGTGTCCAGCGTCGGCGGCGGCGGCAAGTACAACTTCCCGCACGCGGTGTCGCAGGAGGCGTTGCGGGAGGCGTTGCAGGCGACGACGTCGGGGCGCGCCAAGCGCAAGCCGGACCACGAGCTCGGCGTCCACTACACGAGTGCGAAGGACGACGCGGGCAAGCCGCTCGGCACGATCGCGGTGGTGCTGCCGCCGTCGGGCCGGCCGCAGGTGTGGCGGTTCGGCGACGACCCGGGTGACGCGGTCGACCTGGCGGCCGGGCGCCGCTGGGCGTGGCGCAAGCGCGGCGACTGA